A stretch of Mytilus edulis chromosome 11, xbMytEdul2.2, whole genome shotgun sequence DNA encodes these proteins:
- the LOC139494099 gene encoding uncharacterized protein translates to MAKIGYLRTRFELLHIVKKILDDDGRQTKFRDNLPGKDWYYSFKSRHPEISERTPNDLGKERAMVSPFKIKKWFEDFTKYMTEEVEGGMDILKDPSRLYNADESGFPLCPKTSKVLTMRGSKQVYNFFSSDKTQITVLACTSATAHYIPPMIVYPGVRFKYNPLEGFEDAILGRSINGWMDSDLFLTWLRETFLPHIKARKVSLPVVLFVDGHSTHISLEANEFSRRENFVMYCLQQHASHIIQPLDLCLFSSLKYNWRKSVRT, encoded by the coding sequence ATGGCAAAAATCGGGTACCTAAGAACCAGATTTGAATTATTACACATAGTAAAGAAAATTTTGGACGACGATGGCAGACAGACAAAGTTCCGAGACAATCTTCCTGGCAAAGACTGGTATTATAGTTTTAAGTCACGTCATCCAGAAATATCAGAGAGAACACCCAATGATCTTGGAAAGGAAAGGGCCATGGTTTCACCTTTTAAGATTAAAAAATGGTTTGAAGATTTTACAAAGTATATGACGGAAGAGGTAGAGGGTGGAATGGATATACTAAAAGACCCATCAAGATTATATAATGCTGATGAAAGCGGTTTCCCGTTATGTCCTAAGACGAGCAAAGTGTTAACGATGAGAGGATCGAAACAGGTTTATAATTTTTTCAGCTCAGACAAAACCCAAATCACTGTGCTAGCATGCACTAGTGCAACAGCCCATTACATACCGCCCATGATTGTATATCCAGGAGTAAGATTCAAATACAACCCACTTGAGGGTTTTGAAGATGCCATACTTGGCAGAAGCATTAATGGTTGGATGGATTCTGATCTTTTTCTTACTTGGCTTCGTGAGACTTTCCTACCACACATTAAAGCAAGAAAGGTTTCCCTTCCAGTAGTGTTATTTGTAGATGGCCACTCTACACACATCAGTTTGGAGGCCAATGAATTTAGTCGAAGAGAAAACTTTGTAATGTATTGCTTGCAGCAACACGCAAGCCATATCATTCAGCCTCTagatttatgtttgttttcttcCCTTAAATATAATTGGAGGAAATCTGTCAGAACTTAA